The following DNA comes from Terriglobales bacterium.
TGCGCCACGGCCTCGCGCTCGTCATCGGGAAGAACAATCTTGATCTGGCGCATGAATTGGTCCATGCGCTCGGCGGCCTGGCGCGAGCAAGGCACCGACAGCTCCAGCCAGTCGGGCTTGGCCGAGAGCACCTCGATGCGCTCCGACTCCTGCGCCTTGAGGGCCGTCGTCACCACGTCGCGCAGTTGCTCGGCTTCGAACGGCTTGCGAATGTAGAGGTGAGCACCGCTGCGGATGGCAGTCATCAGTGTTTCCGCGGTGTCGTCAGCAGTGATGACGATGACCTTGGTGCCGTTGCGGCCATGCCAGGCTTGCAGCAGGCTGAGGCCGTCCATGTCGGGCAATCCGAGGTCAAGCAGAAGCACATCGAAGCGGCTCTCGCGCAGCAGCTTGATGCCTTCGATGCCGGTGCCGCAACTGACTACAGAGTGGCCCTCTTTCTGAAGGATGCGCGTGATCAGCTGGCGCAGGGACGCATCGTCGTCGACCACGAGGATGCTCTTGGGAGAAACTGGCATGGGCAGAGAGATCATACCGTCCCCGGGGCGGAAGCGCCATTGCGATGATCGGGATTCCGGGGATGATTCACGCCCGCGTCAGGCCGCGGATCAAGTCAGCATGGCCGGGATGCAGGCGGAGTAATTCGTCGCGGCGGCCCAGGGTAAAGTCGCCGGGGTCGAAGCCGGGGGCCATGGTTGTTCCCATCAAGGCAAACTTTCCTCCGGCCAGCAGGCGCGAGCCTTGCCATACATATCGTGGAACGACATATTGGACGTGCTGGCCGCGGAGCAGGTCCGGACCGAGGATGATGCGATGCGCCGGGCCGCCATCGGACAAAAGCAGCATCTCGACCGGGTCCCCGAGGTAGAAGTGATAGATCTCGTCGGTGGCGAGGCGGTGAAGGGCGGAGAAAGAGTCGGCATCGGAGGTCAGCAGATAGTAGATCGCGGTGCCGGCGGGTCGCGGCGACGGGTAACGGGCGATGGAG
Coding sequences within:
- a CDS encoding response regulator, with protein sequence MISLPMPVSPKSILVVDDDASLRQLITRILQKEGHSVVSCGTGIEGIKLLRESRFDVLLLDLGLPDMDGLSLLQAWHGRNGTKVIVITADDTAETLMTAIRSGAHLYIRKPFEAEQLRDVVTTALKAQESERIEVLSAKPDWLELSVPCSRQAAERMDQFMRQIKIVLPDDEREAVAQAFRELLMNAVEWGGELDPKRRVRISLLRTKRMLQYRVSDPGPGFRLEDLPHAAINNAPGDVFSHDVVRQQKGIRPGGLGLVMVRAVADELLYNEKHNEVIFIKYLDADKDHAEGAAGG
- a CDS encoding cupin domain-containing protein; this translates as MIDIDRLIRHLRLEPLPIEGGYFRQTWVADEKVSIARYPSPRPAGTAIYYLLTSDADSFSALHRLATDEIYHFYLGDPVEMLLLSDGGPAHRIILGPDLLRGQHVQYVVPRYVWQGSRLLAGGKFALMGTTMAPGFDPGDFTLGRRDELLRLHPGHADLIRGLTRA